From one Cynocephalus volans isolate mCynVol1 chromosome X, mCynVol1.pri, whole genome shotgun sequence genomic stretch:
- the LOC134367900 gene encoding melanoma-associated antigen B4-like — protein sequence MPRGRKSKLRASEKRHQAQTETQDLQGAQATAAEEESPSTSSLVLGVTPPSSPVAGIPQKPQGAPHSPTAVVGVSRKRSGKGAKGKGEGRKNSSQASTSTESSHHDLLTRKAGMLVQFLMYKYKMKEPIMKVEMLKVVSERYREQFPEILKRACERIELVFGLDLKEVNPRNHSYTLVSKLDLSDGGSLSDCWRLPRNGLLMPLLGVIFLNGMCASEEEIWEFLNTLGVYDGKRHFIFGDARKLITQDLVKERYLEYQQVPNSDPPCYQFLWGPKAHAETSKMKVLEFWAKVSYSAPISFTNLYEEALRDEEGRVQARAAAGSGTSAKASLGPRVESSSCSHP from the coding sequence ATGCCTCGGGGCCGAAAGAGTAAGCTCCGAGCCAGTGAGAAACGCCACCAGGCCCAAACTGAGACCCAGGATCTTCAGGGTGCTCAGGCCACTGCAGCAGAGGAAGAGTCCCCTTCCACTTCCTCTCTTGTTTTGGGGGTTACTCCCCCTAGCTCCCCTGTTGCTGGCATTCCCCAGAAGCCTCAGGGAGCCCCCCACAGCCCCACTGCTGTTGTGGGTGTTTCACGCAAGAGATCTGGTAAAGGTGCCAAGGGTAAAGGTGAGGGAAGAAAAAATTCCTCCCAGGCCTCAACCTCCACTGAGAGCTCACACCATGATCTTCTAACCAGGAAGGCAGGAATGTTAGTGCAGTTCCTAATGTacaagtataaaatgaaagagcCCATTATGAAGGTAGAGATGCTGAAGGTTGTCAGCGAAAGGTACAGGGAGCAATTCCCTGAGATCCTCAAAAGGGCCTGTGAGCGCATAGAGCTGGTCTTTGGCCTTGACTTGAAGGAAGTCaaccccagaaatcactcctaTACTCTTGTCAGCAAGCTAGATCTCTCCGATGGTGGAAGCCTGAGCGATTGCTGGAGACTTCCTAGGAACGGGCTTCTAATGCCTCTCCTGGGTGTGATCTTCTTAAACGGCATGTGCGCCTCCGAGGAAGAAATCTGGGAATTCCTGAATACGTTGGGAGTCTATGATGGGAAGAGGCACTTCATCTTTGGGGATGCCAGGAAGCTCATCACCCAAGATCTGGTGAAGGAAAGGTACCTGGAGTACCAGCAGGTGCCCAACAGTGATCCTCCATGCTATCAGTTCCTGTGGGGTCCAAAAGCCCATGCTGAAACCAGCAAGATGAAAGTCCTGGAGTTTTGGGCCAAGGTCAGTTATAGTGCTCCTATTTCCTTCACAAACCTTTATGAAGAGGCTTTGAGAGATGAGGAAGGAAGAGTTCAAGCAAGAGCTGCAGCCGGAAGTGGCACTTCTGCCAAAGCCAGTCTGGGTCCCAGGGTTGAGTCCAGCAGCTGCTCTCACCCCTAG
- the LOC134367901 gene encoding melanoma-associated antigen B3-like has product MPRGQKSKLRAREKRRQAQGETRLQGAQATATKEKISSSSSSHLGDITENESPARSRSTLKKPRRAPSTNVSVDVSHTRSCEEADSKIEKKPSPTQAPPSTTQSRRSPLTKTINTLVNFLMHMYKMKKQVTKTGILKFINKRHKKHFPEILRQASFSLEVVFGIDLKKVDSPKHSYALVSKMDLPYRGMLSRGKGFPKTGLLMNLLGVIFMNGNCASEEMIWNFLNKMKIYDGKRHFLFGEPRKLITQDLVKLKYLEYRQVPNSDPARYEFLWGPRAHAETSKMKVLEFLAMVNKTVPSAFHFWYEEALRDEEERAQATITLNEGTNATTERSRAMSNSSSHN; this is encoded by the coding sequence ATGCCTCGGGGTCAGAAGAGTAAGCTCCGTGCCCGTGAGAAACGCCGCCAGGCTCAAGGTGAGACCCGTCTCCAGGGTGCTCAGGCTACTGCAACCAAGGAGAAAATATCCTCCTCATCCTCTTCTCATTTGGGGGATATTACTGAGAATGAGTCACCTGCTAGGTCACGTAGCACTCTCAAGAAGCCTCGGCGAGCCCCATCCACCAATGTGTCCGTAGATGTTTCTCACACAAGATCATGTGAAGAAGCCGACAGTAAAATTGAGAAAAAGCCAAGTCCCACCCAGGCCCCACCCTCCACTACGCAGTCTCGTAGAAGCCCTCTAACCAAGACGATAAATACTTTGGTGAATTTCCTAATGCACAtgtacaaaatgaaaaagcaagttaCGAAAACAGGTATACTGAAGTTCATCAATAAAAGGCACAAGAAACATTTCCCTGAAATCCTCAGACAAGCTTCTTTCAGCCTAGAGGTGGTATTTGGTATTGACTTAAAGAAAGTCGATTCTCCCAAGCACTCCTATGCCCTTGTCAGCAAAATGGACCTCCCCTACCGTGGGATGTTGAGTCGTGGCAAGGGTTTTCCCAAGACTGGCCTCCTGATGAATCTCCTGGGCGTGATCTTCATGAACGGCAACTGTGCCAGTGAGGAAATGATCTGGAATTTCCTGAATAAGATGAAAATATATGATGGGAAGAGACACTTCCTATTTGGGGAGCCTAGGAAGCTCATTACCCAAGATTTGGTGAAGCTTAAATACCTGGAGTACCGGCAGGTGCCCAACAGTGATCCTGCACGCTATGAATTCCTGTGGGGTCCAAGAGCCCATGCTGAAACAAGCAAGATGAAAGTCCTAGAGTTTTTGGCCATGGTCAATAAGACTGTCCCTAGTGCTTTCCACTTCTGGTATGAAGAGGCtttgagagatgaggaagagagaGCCCAAGCCACAATTACACTCAATGAAGGCACTAATGCCACGACTGAACGTTCCAGGGCCATGTCCAACAGCTCCTCCCACAACTAG